The genomic interval TTTATTCAATCGACCCGAATTTCatttaatcaaatcaaataaCCCGAATGTTATTTGGATCAGGCGGATTAATAGATTGACCTAAATAATGAACACCCCTAAACACAatgatttgaattttaaaaaccaACACCTCGGGATGCTTTGGAACAAATAAAATTTGAACCGCGGTTGATGGGGGGAGTAAATAGGAAATAAGGgtgctttttaaaaaaaaaataaaagttaaaataCCTCTTTGGTGAATTCTACCATTTTGATGCATCTGTTGGATAATTGTTGAATTTATATTGTATGAGCATCATTTCAGCTAATAAAATTGATGAATAATTAACCTTTACTAATGGCATAGCATTATCGAGTTAATATAATTGTGTCATCACTCTactaatcatttaaaaaaaaaaatctcgtcACATGAAACTCAATTAATATCATGCAAAGTGTTGGTTGTTGGTAATAAAGACATATGGGATCGTGCCTAGTATCCTCTGTCTATTATTAACTATATTCTCCACGTTGAAGCTGCCAACAATTATTACGttcttaaattcttttatttGTGCGTATGATTTAGGTGTCTGAGCTTCATCTTATTAATTTTAAAGGTAGGTGATCTTCCTAATTTTTGTAGAGGATAAATTtaagagaaaattatattttcagtcatataatttacattttttttaattttaatcctgttatgagttaatttacgttcttagtcttgtaacttgtaatatttttcaatttcaatcctttttcttttaaaattaaaatttttcaacggAAAATGTCTAGTTTGTGGTTGAAATATAAAAAACACAtgggtcataaaaaatcaaaatccctaaattcaatttacaactcatcattttccgttgaaaattttcaattttagaagaaaaaagactgaaaatgaaaaatattacaagttaaaggattaaaaatgtaaattgactaacaggactaaaattggaaaaaaaaaaatataaattacaggactaaaaatataattttctctaaattttaAAGTATAACTTAGgtatattttgaaattgatttttaaatattaaaaaaattattttttaaaaaaatggaattttatttattttattgttgtatgCTCTTAAATACTTCTGTCTTAAATAAATACATAATTaaatgttgtttgaaaaaaatatGTAATTTAACACTTGTCGATATTGATTTTGTCAATAAGTTTTGACAATTTCCACACATTGGCAATGAACCGGTATGAGATTTTTTGGATTGTAGAAATGTGAAGACATGAATTTGCCTAACTCGATTGAGAAAGGTTTGACTTGATTAACTAACCGGTTTAAATTGTGAAGATAgttcaaagttttaaaattatgaaaatattaaGTATTTTAATAATTCGTGTCATGTTGGATCGATCGTATCATAAATGGCTCGTATCAAGGTTTGACTAAGTGATTAGGTCCGTGCCGTCATGACAAATAGGTGGAGAGCCATTAGAGAGTTTAGACGACTTTTGTGAAGAactaattatataatttattattggCAATGGATAGAagataattatataatttatattatagtaatCATATTATAGGGAATATAGAAGCAATATgtgaaataattaaaaaaaaatatattttttttaaggagAATTAAACTCTCTAAAAATATAACACATAAAAAAGTtaccaaaattttaaatttaatcataTTGTTAATAActtgcaatttaaattttaaggacaaattgatttattattactattattattaatattaatgaacGTTTTCTACGGTCAATTTTGATCGCCTCAATCACCACCGTCAATTAGCTGTGACGCACACCCTCGCGTTTCTAAGTCATTTCCATGGAGCGGTGCATCGCGTGAGACAGGAGCCATGTATAGGCAGGATACTGGAAATTACTAGATTACCCCTCCGTCTTCCTCTACATAAACCCATCCCTTCCCCTGCTTCTCCCTCGTCCTTGCCTGCGTCTCCCCCTTCgccatcctcctcttcctcttcataGATCGCGTCTCCATGGCCTCGGAGCTTGTCTACCGCGGCCACGATGCGCAGCCGCTGGACGACGGCGATCGCTACACCCCCAAGCCGGAGAAGCGCCTCGTATGGCTTTCCCGCACGGTTCGTTACTTCCTACGCGAGCAGCGCCCCCTTTTCGTTCTGTTGGGTATGGCCCTCGCCGCGCTCTTCTTTGCCTTCTTCCCCCGCGGCCCCCCCTCCGGCGCTCTCCACTTGGCGACCGCCGATCCGAAAGGATGGAGACCAACGGAGCCCCGACATCTGGCGTCGTATGGTGGGCACAGCTACCACCGGTTCGCGATGGATACTGTGGGGAGGGGGTTCGTTGGGGGGAAAGTTCCGCTGGGGCTGAAGCGGAAGGGGTTGCGCATCGTGGTGACCGGCGGGGCGGGGTTCGTCGGGAGCCACCTTGTGGACCGGTTGATCGCGCGGGGGGACAGCGTGATCGTGGTGGACAACTTCTTCACGGGGAGGAAGGAGAACATTATGCACCATTTTGGGAACCCCAACTTCGAACTCATCCGCCATGATGTCGTCGAGCCGATCCTCCTCGAGGTGGACCAAATCTACCACCTCGCCTGCCCCGCATCTCCCGTGCACTACAAGTTCAACCCCGTCAAGACGATCATatccttttgtttttttctcGCCTCTGATCACTTTCTCTGACTAGTCCATTGATTAGGTTATCTTACGATTCTGATCTTTTGtcttctttgaaaaaaaaaagtgaatctTAAATCTCGTTCCGAACTAGTTTTCAATCGAATTGCTTGTATTCAAACCTTCCTTAGTTTTCCATCACTGTTTTTTCGTCGTCAGTTCTGACAAgtggatttttgaatttttctaacTTCTCATGGATGAactattgtttctaggttttcACGAGCAAAATAAATTCTTCTTAGGCTTCATTTGTTCCCAGGTTGCTTGGATGATACTTCTTCGGCATTTATTAAATTTTGCCGGATTTTTAGCTGTCAAATGCGTTCCTTAACCCTTTTATTCTTTCACAAGACAAACGTGGTAGGGACCTTGAACATGCTTGGTCTGGCCAAAAGAGTAGGTGCTAGGTTCCTCCTCACCAGCACCAGCGAGGTCTACGGGGACCCCTTGCAGCACCCTCAAGTAGAGACCTACTGGGGCAATGTGAATCCCATCGGTATGCTTTGCCCTCTCCTTTAACATATCAAAACTGCTCAAAACATTTTGGAATTCTGCTATACAAACTgttgaaaaaaaaagaacattTTGCTGGTTGGGTTTGAAATTGCAATCAGGTACTTAGTTTAAGTCATCGAGCAATATAGATATTATATGTGTTCTTCGCAGGTGTTAGAAGCTGCTATGATGAGGGCAAGCGAACCGCTGAGACATTGACCATGGACTACCACCGTGGTGCTCAAGTCGAGGTCTCCAAGCTCTACTTGATCTACTCAAACACCATGTTACATAGCATACTCAGGATTCAACTATTttttctttgcttgttttgataaaTCTCGTGTCTCTTCTGCAGGTGAGAATTGCTCGGATCTTTAACACCTATGGCCCTAGGATGTGCATAGATGATGGTCGAGTCGTCAGCAACTTTGTGGCTCAGGTTTGCTACTTAAATTCTGTTGAGGTATTCGTCCACTGAACGATATCAACGGTTTATTGATGGAAGCTTGGTGCGTTGATTTAGGCCCTGAGGAAGGAGCCATTGACGGTTTATGGCGATGGGAAGCAAACTAGGAGTTTCCAATACGTATCTGATTTGGTAGGCCATCAACTTCACCCTGTTCTTGAAATGTCTTACCTTTGTCAATTTGCTATACGACTTCTTGCAAGGCCAACTCATGTCCAGTTAGTACTTTGCTTAATGGATTTTCCTTTCTACTTGTATAACGTGGAAATTTcacattttgaatttaattatatTATCACTAAGATGAGTTACTCATTCAATAATGCCCTAGATGGAAGACTAGGTCAAGGGCTCAACCACTCTAATATGTTCAATTAATTGAAAACCGTGCTAAAAATAACTCGAGAAACTCAAAATCAGGACCACAAGTTAGTCGACTAGGTTTGAACTATTCTTTAGTCTTCTCAACTTTATCGAAATCTTTGAATGACTCTAGGGTTCCAAGACAACTTTATCAGCCCCTTCGTTGGCATTTCTCCTTTGTCAGAGAACCAAGAAGGGGAAAAAAGAACTATCTTCTTTTAAATTACAGCCAGTTTAGCTTTCAAATTTAGCAATTATGCATACGAGTTGTGTTAGGTCAAATTTCGGAATTGCTTTTTGATTCATTGTCTTGATCTTTACTAAACAAAGTTAAAATTGTGTAACATCCAACAGGTGGAGGGTCTGATGAGGTTGATGGAAGGAGAGCACATCGGCCCCTTCAACTTGGGCAACCCCGGCGAATTCACCATGCTTGAGCTGGCAAATGTCGTGCAGGAAACCATTGATTCCAATGCAAAGATTGAATTCCGCCCCAACACAGAGGATGACCCCCACAAGCGCAAGCCAGATATCACCCGTGCCAAGGAAATGCTCGGGTGGGAGCCCAAGATCTCCCTCCGACAGGGTCTCCCTCTCATGGTCACTGACTTCCAAAAACGCATCTTTGGCGACCAATCGGTTACCGCTGCCACCACTGGCGCCGGCACTGGCACCGGCACCAGTGTTGGATCCACTTAAGTTGGCATTGCTCGTGTTAGCTATTGATTATCAATATTTGATCAATCTGTTTCGTCCAAGAGAAAGATCACAGGAACCTCAATTTGGAGTTAAAAATGAGCACATTGAACAGTGAGATCTCCTTCATATTAAGTATTCGTTTATTTGTAGCATTATAACTGCTGCTGAAGGGATGCAGTAGCTGCATTGAAGTGGGATTGCAGTGTAATTTTGTTCTCTCTTGTTATAGTTTCTCAATTATTTTGGATCATAAAGTTCAGAACAATCGGTTTCAATGAATTTACAGTTTGTAAACTTCTAATGTCTGTTTAAAAGATACAATAAGATAATGCATAGATCGTTCTTTCATTGTGTAACATTTGGTTTGTCAAAAATCAGGAGAAGACACTTTCCTTCCATCTCCCAAAATATCAAGTATTTCTTCTTTGTTGTCTGACACCCCTTCTGCCTATGAGCCCCAACGGCCGGCTATGAGCTTGCCGTCTGCTCGTTTGCCTAACGATCGATCGCAAGTTAAACCGCCGACGACTAGAGAGTTCGGTTAAAGCATTTTTCAGCAAGACGCATGAATACCAAATAATGCACGACTATCATCAAGGTTCAACAATTATATTAcataaataaaaaggaaatgaaaGTTGAACAGATATAGTTTAAAATTAAGGTGATGTTTGATTTTCTcaatcggaatgggaatgagtatcatagtatagTATTATGGAATGTGAATGAAAATGAATATCATAgtatagtattgtggaatgagaatgagtatgagcttaaatatcatttttaaaaataatatttggttagttgaatattttcaatcggaataaatctaaatttcctttttatcttagaggaaaataagagaaaaaattagatgaaagaaaaaattaaatgtaagagaaacatatgatgagagaatcATGAataagaaagtatgatgagaaaaaatgaggagagagagagcgtgatacgagagattgagaagagaaaaaaagtATAATAAGAGAGAAAGTAAGCTTAGAGAAAAAAAGTTataggaaaaaatgaagagagagaaagtgttatgacaaaaaatgagagattgaggagagaaaatatgatgagaaaatgtaataaaagagaaagtgtgatggaaaaaaataaagagaggacaaatgtgataagagaaaatgaaaagagagaaagtatgataagatagattaaggagagagaaaatgtagagagagagtatgataaaatagattaaggagagagaaagcacgatgaaaaaatgaggagaaaataatgaaagagagtatgtgatgaaaaaatgaggagagagagagcgtgataggagagattgagaagataaaaaaaatataataagagagaaagtgtgcttagAGAAAAAAAGTTatgggaaaaaaatgaagagagagaaagtgtgatgacaaaaaatgagagattgaagagagaaagtatgatgagaaaatgtaataaaagagaaagtgtgatggaaaaaaataaagagaggacaaatgtgataagagaaaatgaagagagagagtacgatggaagaaaatgaagagagagaaaatataaatgAGATAAAATGTAGAGAGAGTATGATAAGatagattaaggagagagaaatcATGATGAGAAAACGATGAAAGAGAGTATGTGATGAGgaagaatacagagagaaaatgataaaaatgtgtgatgagagaggatgagagagaaaatgtgataaaagagaataaggagagagagtgaaataaaaaaaataattaaacaaatatactaaggatatttttgtctaaaatttaattttcattctcattccatcaaaatTCAAGGAAAGAGATGAATATCatttatattcaaaattttaaatttcattttaaaatcttaattatattttcatcaaccaaatataaaatttaagaatgaatctattttttttctcaaacttCTATATCAACCCTCaatcaaccaaatataaaattttgattCTATTCCTATCCATCAAATCGAACATTACTTTATTTATctgaaataataaaaaattagtttaaaaaatttacttaTTAAAACTCTAGGAAGTAAGGGAAAGATCAAAAATTGATGAGCCTCCCGTCTGGGTGGCAGCGTATCTGGTCACTGTGACTCCGTTTTCGGTTACGTTACCTCCTCTGCTTGTTTGTGTCTCGACTGGTTTCTTCCTCTGGAAACTGGACTGGCATCGGCGCGTCAGTCGTTGGCGGAGGACCATATCCAATAGCAGAGACCGACAAGTGGCTGTAAATAACGGCGTCAACGTGAGGTGGCGTGTGCGTGATGAGAACATGTGGCGTGGTCGAGAGGCATCTGGATCGCACCTCTCTTGCAAGCAAAGCGACGAAGCCTGGTGATTCGCCCGACCAAGGCAACCCTTCCTCTGGATCTTTTTCTCCCGGCTTCCTTTTTCGCGTCTCGATCTCCATACTTGTTTGTCTCTTTCATTCCCAATTCCTTCGGACAGCGGGATTAAAGGGCTGTAATGAAGCTTGGCGGAACCGGAAACTACAAGCAATGGAGATGTTTTGAGTCGATTGGTGGTTTTGCGGTACTTTTTTTTTCTGATTGTTTGTTTTGGGTGGATGAATTTTGGTTTTGGAGCAGTTTTTGTAACGAAAAAGATCATCTTGCAGAGGAACTGCGATGGGGAAATGGGAGGATCGTAGATTTTTCCCGCTAACGAGCTTGCAGATCGGGTAAGTTAGAACAAGTTccgtctgatttttttttttaaaaaaatttctgttGTGCTATCCCGGCGTTTTCGTTTCCGTGTGTCCGTGTGATTGAGAGTGGGTTTTTGTTGCGATCTCTTCGCATTCCATTTGATTTATGTGACCGTTCTCCATTATGAAATCGCGAGAAAAGAAATCAATAGTTTTTACATCTGCAACAAGGAGGCCCCTTCTGAAATTGAATTCATCTTATATTCTTTCTTCTGACGTCTAGTAGAAGATATAGTGTGAAAGACATTGCTACAAATAGGAGGCATGTTTCAGCTTTATTTTGGCTGTTCAATTGGCCGTAATATTCAACTTTAGTTGGTCAGATACTTGGCTAAATCTTGCTCTAGTGTCACAGTTTGGGCAGCTTTCTTTTGGTTGGAAAGAGAGTTTGGTAGTTCTTTTAACAaggaaaaatcttgaaaattaaTCAGTGATGTTACTCATCATTCTGAAAGGAATAAGCATACGACTTTGTTTTGAAACATGACAATAAGAAATCAAGAGAATTCCTAAACCAAAAGCAAATATCATAATTATGGGAAAATACAATACCTAAAAGGTTACTTTTTGACAATAAGAAATAGAGAGAATCCCTATACTAAAGGCAATCTCGTAATTATGCGAAAATCCAATAACTAATGCATAACTTCAACTAAGTAACTAACAACTTCTAAAAGCAACGACCAATTACAATCCCTTTCTTTAATCATGGAATTTGGGCTGATCCTCCAAGGGGTTTTCTGTCGATCTTAAAATAGTCAACTTAGTCTGGTGAATATACTGCTAGCATTCCCAATTGGTTGATGGTGATAAAAATCCATCATTTAGATGCTGTAGTTGCACATCAACCTCTTGAGTGTTGTAGGaatataagtaagatatatcagTCCTTTATTCTCCTCACTTATAAAGCCTATTTTTTTGTCACAGTTTTGTCTGTACAGCTAATTGTTTTTGTTGGTTGGCTGTTGCTTCTATGCTTCTGGTGTTCTTCCAATGCGATCTTAGGATTAAGCTTAATTGTGGATGACATTGCAGCATATGCTTATCTATAGTTTCGTTATGTTAAGCTGCTCTTCATCATCACTATTCTGTATCTGTGATCTTTGTTTTATAGGAAATGAAGGCTGAGTGGCTGATGATATATGTGTATCTGTTACCTTTGTGTTGATGTTTTTTATTCAATTTTCTTGTGTCTAGGAGAAATGATTTAACATATCCACGTCAATGCAAGAAAACCAACTACACTGTCGCCGACTAATTTTTTTTAGTGATGCACTATACTGATGAGCTTTTAGTTTTGCATCTGTCTATTAATTCCCATTTACTTTTGCTTAGAGTGTGGATCTGAATTCTAAATTCCAGCTAGCATTATGACAGTTTTGCCACCTATTTCTGCCTACCGTGCATCTAACTTCTGTTATAGAAGTTGTCTTATCAAACAAACTCTGTCTCTGGGTTTCTTTTGCAGGGATCTTCAGTCCTATCTATCTCATTTGACTCTTTTTTTGGCTATAAGAAGTGAGAAATTCTATATCCTTGTCGATAATCGTCCATGGGTGATCCACCAGGACTCACGAGCTACTCACTTGTGGCAGTTAATGGTTACCAAGGTAAAGGTGAAAAGAGTTCAAATTCACTGTATAAGGATGAGAGTACCCCTTGTATTTTCTGGTTACATTTTACAATGTTCAGTCTAGGCTATCTCCTTTTGCAAACACAAGATCTGCTAGAGTCACAGGAAGTGATATTGGGAAGATTTTAAGATTTACCAAAAGCTCTAGGTCTGTTTCCTTCAGAAGAAACAGATTACGTAATTGGTTCTCCTTGATTGATGCTGCTCGCAATTATAAGAAAAATTTGCACCATGTCAAGAAGCTGAAAGACTCTTTCCTTTTGAGTAATGATTTGCATTGTCCATTGTATGGATGCATTGTTTTTGAAGTAGAATGGAAGTATGTGCGTGGCATCAACTACATCAATGAACTGCAGGTATCTTCTTATGTCTCAGTTTCATTTGTAGGATTATATAGTGTTCAATTGTTTTTTCTATCTGTTCTAATTTAGATTTTCCCCAATTGTTTGACTGCCTATGTAGACTGATACATCCTTAGCATTGGAAGTTAAATTGATGAAAAGGTGGGAATTTGATAGTATTGAACAGGCTTCTAGCTGCATTTATCTATGGTTTACAGGTATATGCAATGAGTGCTATCTCCTGCAAGATTATCTAGAAAGTATCTCCAGCAAAGGTAAAACACACTTGAGCTTTCATGCACATCCAAGAAATTCCTTTTTCTGGATAACACATTGTCATCTTTTGCAGATGTGTTTTACGATGCTCAGGAAGATATTTCATCCTCTTGTGAGGCCAGTGAAAAGTTGTTCACTGCTGTTGAGTCTCACGAGGAAAAACATTGTTGCATGCATTCCAACTCTTCGTGTTCTCCTAGAAGAATGGAAGATTTAGATTCACCTTTCACACCACCTGCTTCTGGCCCTTACAAACGAAGAAAGATAATAAAATCAAGCATGTTCATTGATGTGGATGGACTTTCTGAGGAAGCATACAGTGAAGTTGTTAGATCCCCATCAAATTCAGTATCCTCACCTTCTTTGAGTGGTAGTGAAAGTGATGATGGGTGTTTGGTTTATGAGGCTACCACATACAAGGATGTACTCCTTTTATTCAGATTTGACGATCATGATCTCCCATTTAAGCTCAAGGAAATAATTATGTCTGACCTGAGGCTACTTACATTATTGGAGTATGGACTTCCTTCTTGGGTCATTTTTCTTCAATCCTACCCAGTCTTTTGTCAAATATATCGTCCATGGATGTGCCCTTTAGCCAGGGCTTTTTACATTTTGATATCTATAATCACTGTGCTCATAGGATTCTATGACCTTTATAAGAATGTTCCTATACTGAAGGCAACTGCTGCAAGCTTATTTGGTCCCTTCTTTAACTGGATAGAATCATGGGAAATGGTTTCAAGAATCAGATACCTGGGAACTATGCTTTTTCTTCATAACTTTGAGAAAGCTTTGATGTGGTTCCTAATGGTTGCACGTGCTACAAAGCCATTGTTTTCAGTGTTGACGAAGCCAATTGCTGGTCCTATCATGGAACTTTTTGAATTGATTTGTCCTATATGGAATGCATGCTTTTCTACTTTGGAGAGCCTCATCTGGGTTATTTGGAATGCGCTATCATCTTCATGCAACGTGGTTTCAAGTATATTGGAAATTATCATTTGGCCTTTCTGGTTTGCCTTTTCAACTTTATGGAGTGTAGGTGGGATATCAGCTAGTTGTAGTTTTTTTCTATGTTTGTCTTGTGGTGCGTTCATCTTTCCTCAATGTCTCACCTTTTTACTTCTACTATCTTTTTGTAATCACAGTGGCATATGTAATATACCCAGTTGTTTGGCTGCTTTTGGAGATAGTCAGTGCTCCTGTTCGTTTGATTGCTGCATTGACTAGTTTCCTTGGAATGTTCTTCATCAATGTCTATTATCTACTGCAAGGAACCTGGTCAGCTATTGGGGCTTTGTTTCAGATTGCATCTCCATCTGAAGCAACAGCAGTTGCCTATGAAGTTACGATTTGGCGGTCACTTTGGAATGATTTATTTTCCAAGGTAATGTACTAATGTTGTTCGGTGATACACAAGTGAGCATCCTTTTGATTCCTAAGTTATGTTTTTGTTCTTCTCAGGTATTCCGTGCAATTCGAAGCATTTTTTATGGTTTTGTTGCATTTTTCACAGCATGCAATAGGCATAGGTTAAGGTATGTTATCTATTAcgctattttttattaaataaatcaaATGGCAGAAAATAGCTCAATTGATTCAGATATATGGTTCTTTTTTTGTCATTCAACACCATGCTTTCTAGTTGTTTAAATTTGTCTAGCAATATCCTTAAATGTGGTTTAGATGGATTATCTTTGTATCATCTCACAATTAAATGATTCTCTCATTTTAAGTTGTCTATAATAACAAGCTGTGAGTCAAACTATTCTGAGTCCACATGGATCTAATTGAGTCCTAATGCAGAAATTTTAACAATGTAGCTCCTATATTATTATTCTTATACAGTTGATGCCTTTGAGTTAATTATATCTTGTCCCTTAACAATTTACAGAATTATAACAGTGTAAATTAACTTAGGTAAATATACCCACTCACTCAATTGTTAAGGTCCTTCCTGACAGCGTAAGGTTTGGGAGCAAATCCCACCTTCAGTATGATGTGCCATTAGCATGATGTGGCCCATTTGCTTTCAATCAATATCATCAGTCTAAACTTGACTGTTTGGTTTACTCAGGCTCATTGAATGTATATCGTCTTCTCCTCAAAATCTCTAATTTTGTTCAGCTACAAAATTTAAGATCAATTTCCATTCAGACCTGGTCACTTTTTGTAGCAAAACAATTAAATCTTGCGCTCAAATTGGACTTGCAGTCAATATTCTTAGTGTGTCCAAAAAAACACTACTAAATTCTAATATATTGCTATTTTTTGGCACATACTAGTTATTAATGAGCTTATTTAAAACTGCATATGAGTCTATGCACAATCCTAGAATTATTTAAGAGCTAATGTATAGAGTTTTCGCTAATGAGTCAGTGTACAAGTTACATCAAATCTGTCGCTCTCAGCAAGCTTTCATTGTTTGTTCATGAAGGCAGAATGAGGTTGTTTACAAACTAGTTTTGTTTGTAAATTcccagattttttttattaaacccAATTTGAAGATTGAGTTTGGCTTGTAATGTACTGAGTTGAGCTGGAATGAGCTTATCCCAGAGAAGAAAGCTCTGAGCTATTCATAAGAAACTCTCAAGGATTTTAAAATTGTTGCAGTGCGTATTCAGTATCACATATCTCATGTCTTGTTCCAGTATTAGCTGGATTATTGCATAACAGACATGGAAAGAATTTTCTATTAGAATCTTTCTTGGAAAGGATTTTTCacactttttttattttaaatggaTGCTAGTTCTTGTAGTCTCTATTCTTACTATGTGGTACCTTGGCATTAGGAATGACGAGTGATTGCTTGGCTTAATTTAGTattatataaaaacaataactAAATTCCAAGTTCTATATTTTCTTTGTATGAGATATTATTCTTACTATATTGTTGTATTCTTCTGCACTAATCCTGAAGGGGATATTGAG from Zingiber officinale cultivar Zhangliang chromosome 6B, Zo_v1.1, whole genome shotgun sequence carries:
- the LOC121989488 gene encoding UDP-glucuronic acid decarboxylase 2-like codes for the protein MASELVYRGHDAQPLDDGDRYTPKPEKRLVWLSRTVRYFLREQRPLFVLLGMALAALFFAFFPRGPPSGALHLATADPKGWRPTEPRHLASYGGHSYHRFAMDTVGRGFVGGKVPLGLKRKGLRIVVTGGAGFVGSHLVDRLIARGDSVIVVDNFFTGRKENIMHHFGNPNFELIRHDVVEPILLEVDQIYHLACPASPVHYKFNPVKTIKTNVVGTLNMLGLAKRVGARFLLTSTSEVYGDPLQHPQVETYWGNVNPIGVRSCYDEGKRTAETLTMDYHRGAQVEVRIARIFNTYGPRMCIDDGRVVSNFVAQALRKEPLTVYGDGKQTRSFQYVSDLVEGLMRLMEGEHIGPFNLGNPGEFTMLELANVVQETIDSNAKIEFRPNTEDDPHKRKPDITRAKEMLGWEPKISLRQGLPLMVTDFQKRIFGDQSVTAATTGAGTGTGTSVGST
- the LOC121989487 gene encoding uncharacterized protein LOC121989487; the encoded protein is MGKWEDRRFFPLTSLQIGDLQSYLSHLTLFLAIRSEKFYILVDNRPWVIHQDSRATHLWQLMVTKSRLSPFANTRSARVTGSDIGKILRFTKSSRSVSFRRNRLRNWFSLIDAARNYKKNLHHVKKLKDSFLLSNDLHCPLYGCIVFEVEWKYVRGINYINELQTDTSLALEVKLMKRWEFDSIEQASSCIYLWFTGICNECYLLQDYLESISSKDVFYDAQEDISSSCEASEKLFTAVESHEEKHCCMHSNSSCSPRRMEDLDSPFTPPASGPYKRRKIIKSSMFIDVDGLSEEAYSEVVRSPSNSVSSPSLSGSESDDGCLVYEATTYKDVLLLFRFDDHDLPFKLKEIIMSDLRLLTLLEYGLPSWVIFLQSYPVFCQIYRPWMCPLARAFYILISIITVLIGFYDLYKNVPILKATAASLFGPFFNWIESWEMVSRIRYLGTMLFLHNFEKALMWFLMVARATKPLFSVLTKPIAGPIMELFELICPIWNACFSTLESLIWVIWNALSSSCNVVSSILEIIIWPFWFAFSTLWSVVAYVIYPVVWLLLEIVSAPVRLIAALTSFLGMFFINVYYLLQGTWSAIGALFQIASPSEATAVAYEVTIWRSLWNDLFSKVFRAIRSIFYGFVAFFTACNRHRLSIYNHILVLLRRFSHVIHPWRLSKSDRGRQKERNQSPVQESDRPIPKSGSQTPEKLRRRHARRLTSTS